A genomic window from Pseudomonas alcaligenes includes:
- the mfd gene encoding transcription-repair coupling factor, with translation MSVLQLPKLPGAAGKQHWGNLPGAALSLAIAEAASAAKRFTLLLTADSQSAERLQEELAFFAPDLPVLHFPDWETLPYDVFSPHQDIISQRIATLYRLPEIKHGVLVVPIATALHHLAPTRFLLGSGLLLDVGQKLDVEEMRARLEAAGYRCVDTVYEHGEFAVRGALIDLFPMGSETPYRIDLFDDEIETLRTFDPETQRSVDKVESIRLLPAREFPLEKKAVTDFRGRFRERFDVDFRRCPIYQDLASGITPAGIEYYLPLFFEETGTLFDYLPGDTQVFSLPGIEQAAEQFWLDARNRYEDRRVDPERPLLPPADIFLPVEDCFARLKHWPRVVVSHEDVEVGVGRERFDARPLPDLAIQAKASEPLAALRRFIEEYPGRVLFCAESAGRREVLLELLARLKLKPLEVANWHEFTASRERLAICIAPLDEGLLLDDLALVAESPLFGQRVMQRRRREKSRDGGDNVIKNLTELREGAPVVHIDHGVGRYLGLVTMEFDGQAAEFLALMYAEEAKLYVPVANLHLIARYTGSDDALAPLHRLGSETWQKAKRKAAEQVRDVAAELLDIYARRAAREGYAFKDPAADYATFSAGFPFEETPDQQAAIDAVREDMLAGKPMDRLVCGDVGFGKTEVAMRAAFIAVHSGKQVAVLVPTTLLAQQHYNSFRDRFADWPVTVEVMSRFKTAKEVNEAVARLAEGKIDIVIGTHKLLQDDVKFHNLGLVIIDEEHRFGVRQKEQLKALRSEVDILTLTATPIPRTLNMAVSGMRDLSIIATPPARRLSVRTFVMEQHDSVIKEALLRELLRGGQVYYLHNDVKTIEKCAADLQALVPEARVGIGHGQMHERDLERVMSDFYHKRFNVLVASTIIETGIDVPSANTILIERADKFGLAQLHQLRGRVGRSHHQAYAYLLTPPRKGMTEDAQKRLEAIANAQDLGAGFVLATHDLEIRGAGELLGDGQSGQIQAVGFTLYMEMLERAVKAIRKGEQPNLEQPLGGGTEVNLRVPALIPDDYLPDVHSRLILYKRIASAADEDALKELQVEMIDRFGLLPEPTKNLMRLTLLKLQAEKLGIRKIDAGPQGGRIEFAANTCVDPLTLIKLIQSAPARYKFEGATLFKLQVPMERPEERFNTLEALLERLAPQSA, from the coding sequence GTGTCCGTACTGCAACTGCCGAAACTGCCCGGCGCCGCCGGCAAACAGCACTGGGGCAACCTGCCCGGCGCCGCGCTGAGCCTGGCCATCGCCGAGGCGGCAAGCGCCGCCAAACGCTTCACCCTGCTGCTGACCGCTGACAGCCAGAGCGCCGAACGCCTGCAGGAAGAGCTGGCGTTCTTCGCCCCGGACCTGCCGGTGCTGCACTTCCCGGACTGGGAAACCCTGCCCTACGACGTCTTCTCGCCGCACCAGGACATCATCTCCCAGCGCATCGCCACCCTCTATCGCCTGCCGGAGATCAAACACGGCGTGCTGGTGGTGCCGATCGCCACTGCCCTGCACCACCTGGCGCCGACCCGTTTCCTGCTTGGCTCGGGCCTGTTGCTGGACGTCGGCCAGAAGCTCGACGTCGAGGAGATGCGCGCCCGTCTGGAAGCCGCCGGCTACCGCTGCGTGGACACCGTCTACGAGCATGGCGAGTTCGCCGTGCGCGGCGCGCTGATCGACCTGTTCCCCATGGGCAGCGAGACGCCCTACCGCATCGACCTGTTCGACGACGAGATCGAGACCCTGCGCACCTTCGACCCGGAGACCCAGCGCTCGGTGGACAAGGTGGAGTCGATCCGTCTGCTGCCGGCCCGCGAGTTTCCCCTGGAGAAGAAAGCCGTCACCGATTTCCGCGGGCGCTTCCGCGAGCGCTTCGACGTCGACTTCCGCCGCTGCCCGATCTACCAGGACCTGGCCTCGGGCATCACCCCGGCCGGCATCGAGTACTACCTGCCGCTGTTCTTCGAGGAGACCGGCACCCTGTTCGACTACCTGCCGGGCGACACGCAGGTGTTCTCCCTGCCGGGCATCGAGCAGGCCGCCGAGCAGTTCTGGCTGGATGCGCGCAACCGTTACGAGGACCGCCGCGTCGACCCCGAGCGCCCGCTGCTGCCGCCGGCCGACATCTTCCTGCCGGTGGAGGACTGCTTCGCCCGCCTGAAGCACTGGCCACGCGTGGTGGTCAGCCATGAGGACGTGGAAGTCGGCGTCGGTCGCGAGCGTTTCGACGCCCGCCCCCTGCCCGACCTGGCGATCCAGGCCAAGGCCAGCGAGCCGCTGGCCGCCCTGCGCCGCTTTATCGAGGAATATCCAGGCCGCGTGCTGTTCTGCGCCGAATCCGCCGGCCGTCGCGAGGTACTGCTGGAGCTGCTCGCCCGCCTCAAGCTCAAGCCGCTGGAAGTGGCCAACTGGCACGAGTTCACCGCCAGCCGCGAGCGTCTGGCCATCTGTATCGCACCGCTGGACGAGGGCCTGCTGCTCGACGACCTGGCCCTGGTCGCCGAGAGCCCGCTGTTCGGCCAACGGGTGATGCAGCGCCGCCGCCGCGAGAAATCGCGCGACGGTGGCGACAACGTGATCAAGAACCTCACCGAGCTGCGCGAAGGCGCGCCGGTGGTGCACATCGACCACGGCGTGGGCCGCTACCTGGGCCTGGTGACCATGGAGTTCGACGGCCAGGCCGCCGAGTTCCTCGCCCTGATGTACGCCGAGGAAGCCAAGCTCTACGTGCCGGTGGCCAACCTGCACCTGATCGCCCGCTACACCGGCAGCGACGATGCCCTGGCGCCGCTGCACCGTCTGGGCTCGGAAACCTGGCAGAAGGCCAAGCGCAAGGCCGCCGAGCAGGTGCGCGATGTGGCGGCGGAATTGCTCGATATCTACGCCCGCCGCGCCGCCCGCGAGGGCTATGCGTTCAAGGACCCGGCCGCCGACTACGCCACCTTCAGCGCCGGCTTCCCCTTCGAGGAGACGCCGGACCAGCAGGCCGCCATCGACGCGGTACGCGAGGACATGCTGGCCGGCAAGCCGATGGACCGCCTGGTGTGCGGCGACGTCGGCTTCGGCAAGACCGAGGTGGCCATGCGCGCCGCCTTCATCGCCGTACACAGCGGCAAGCAGGTGGCGGTGCTGGTGCCCACCACCCTGCTCGCCCAGCAGCACTACAACAGCTTCCGCGACCGCTTCGCCGACTGGCCGGTGACGGTCGAGGTGATGAGCCGCTTCAAGACCGCCAAGGAAGTCAACGAGGCGGTGGCCAGGCTGGCCGAAGGCAAGATCGACATCGTTATCGGCACACACAAGCTGCTGCAGGACGACGTGAAGTTCCACAACCTCGGCCTGGTGATCATCGACGAGGAGCACCGCTTCGGCGTGCGCCAGAAGGAGCAGCTCAAGGCCCTGCGCAGCGAAGTGGATATCCTCACCCTCACCGCCACGCCGATTCCGCGCACCCTGAACATGGCGGTGTCGGGCATGCGCGACCTGTCGATCATCGCCACCCCGCCGGCGCGGCGCCTGTCGGTGCGCACCTTCGTCATGGAGCAGCACGACTCGGTGATCAAGGAAGCGCTGCTGCGCGAACTGCTGCGCGGTGGCCAGGTGTACTACCTGCACAACGACGTGAAGACCATCGAGAAGTGCGCCGCCGACCTGCAGGCCCTGGTGCCCGAGGCGCGCGTCGGCATCGGCCACGGGCAGATGCACGAACGCGACCTGGAACGGGTGATGAGCGACTTCTACCACAAGCGCTTCAACGTGCTGGTGGCCTCGACCATCATCGAGACCGGCATCGACGTGCCCAGCGCCAACACCATCCTCATCGAGCGCGCCGACAAGTTCGGCCTGGCCCAGCTGCACCAGCTGCGCGGCCGCGTCGGCCGCAGCCACCACCAGGCCTACGCCTACCTGCTGACGCCGCCGCGCAAGGGCATGACCGAAGACGCGCAGAAGCGCCTGGAAGCCATCGCCAATGCCCAGGACCTCGGCGCCGGCTTCGTCCTGGCCACCCACGACCTGGAAATCCGCGGCGCTGGCGAACTGCTCGGCGACGGCCAGAGCGGGCAGATCCAGGCGGTCGGCTTCACCCTCTACATGGAAATGCTGGAACGGGCCGTCAAAGCCATCCGCAAGGGCGAGCAGCCCAACCTGGAGCAACCGCTGGGGGGCGGCACCGAGGTCAACCTGCGGGTGCCGGCGCTGATCCCCGACGACTACCTGCCGGACGTGCACAGCCGTCTGATCCTCTACAAGCGCATCGCCTCGGCCGCCGACGAGGACGCCCTGAAGGAGCTGCAGGTAGAGATGATCGATCGCTTCGGCCTGCTGCCGGAGCCGACCAAGAACCTGATGCGCCTGACCCTGCTCAAGCTGCAGGCGGAGAAGCTCGGCATCCGCAAGATCGACGCCGGCCCCCAGGGCGGGCGCATCGAGTTCGCCGCCAACACCTGCGTCGACCCGCTGACCCTGATCAAGCTGATCCAGAGCGCGCCGGCTCGCTACAAATTCGAGGGCGCCACCCTGTTCAAGCTCCAGGTGCCCATGGAGCGCCCGGAAGAACGCTTCAATACCCTGGAGGCGCTGCTGGAGCGCCTCGCCCCGCAATCCGCCTGA
- a CDS encoding CsiV family protein, with protein sequence MRVLRPLLLLLCLLAPQAFADGLFQIEVIVFRQAGEALSSSQPAPDDWAVGASPIAGNERGTALNDEAAKLNPGNGYQVLLHKAWAQNLTAAPSKAALSTGDEQFGHFPVEGVVSLSEQQRLVDLEADFWINRFDADGLLTGSERVRQKTRLKLNELTYLDNGGLGVLVKVTQP encoded by the coding sequence ATGCGCGTGCTTCGCCCTCTCCTCCTGCTGCTCTGCCTGCTGGCCCCGCAGGCCTTCGCCGACGGCCTGTTCCAGATCGAAGTGATCGTCTTCCGCCAGGCCGGCGAGGCCCTCTCCTCCAGCCAGCCGGCGCCGGATGACTGGGCCGTGGGCGCCAGCCCCATCGCCGGCAACGAGCGCGGCACCGCGCTGAACGATGAGGCCGCCAAGCTCAACCCGGGCAACGGCTACCAGGTGTTGCTGCACAAGGCCTGGGCGCAGAACCTGACCGCCGCGCCGAGCAAGGCAGCACTGAGCACCGGTGACGAGCAGTTCGGCCACTTCCCGGTGGAGGGCGTGGTGTCCTTGAGCGAACAGCAGCGCCTGGTCGACCTCGAGGCCGACTTCTGGATCAACCGCTTCGACGCCGACGGCCTGCTCACCGGCAGCGAGCGCGTGCGGCAAAAGACCCGCCTCAAGCTGAACGAGCTGACCTACCTGGACAACGGCGGCCTCGGCGTGCTGGTGAAAGTCACCCAGCCCTGA
- a CDS encoding S-methyl-5'-thioinosine phosphorylase: protein MTIYAIIGGTGLTQLEGLTLKQAQNIDTPYGAPSAPVLRGEYAGHEVLFLARHGHPHRIPPHQVNYRANLWALKQAGAEAILAVNAVGGIHAAMGSGHLCVAHQVIDYTWGRAHTFFEGEIDHVTHIDFSYPYDEALRGKLIEALQVLAYPHSSHGVYGATQGPRLETVAEIARLERDGCDIVGMTGMPEAALARELELPYACLALVVNPAAGKSSGIITMAEIEAELARGIDKVRAVLGHVLSA from the coding sequence ATGACCATCTACGCCATCATCGGCGGCACCGGCCTGACCCAGCTGGAAGGCCTGACCCTCAAGCAGGCGCAGAACATCGACACGCCTTACGGTGCCCCCTCTGCCCCGGTGCTGCGTGGCGAGTACGCCGGCCACGAGGTGCTGTTCCTCGCTCGCCACGGCCACCCGCACCGCATCCCGCCGCACCAGGTGAACTACCGCGCCAACCTCTGGGCGCTGAAGCAGGCCGGCGCCGAGGCGATCCTCGCGGTCAACGCAGTGGGCGGCATCCATGCGGCCATGGGCAGCGGCCACCTGTGCGTGGCGCACCAGGTGATCGATTACACCTGGGGCAGGGCACACACCTTCTTCGAGGGCGAGATCGATCACGTCACCCATATCGACTTCAGCTATCCCTATGACGAAGCGCTGCGCGGCAAGCTGATCGAAGCGCTGCAGGTGCTCGCCTACCCGCACAGCAGTCACGGCGTATATGGCGCCACCCAGGGGCCGCGCCTGGAGACGGTGGCGGAGATCGCCCGCCTGGAGCGCGACGGCTGCGACATCGTCGGCATGACCGGCATGCCCGAGGCGGCCCTGGCTCGCGAGCTGGAGCTGCCCTATGCCTGCCTGGCGCTGGTGGTCAATCCGGCGGCCGGCAAGTCCAGCGGCATCATCACCATGGCCGAGATCGAGGCCGAGCTGGCCCGTGGCATCGACAAGGTGCGCGCCGTGCTGGGGCATGTGCTGAGCGCCTGA
- the nagZ gene encoding beta-N-acetylhexosaminidase: MFGSLMLDIHGTWLTAEDRRILRQPEVGGLILFARNIEDPRQVRELCASIRAVRPDLLLAVDQEGGRVQRLRNGFVRLPAMRALADNDNAEQLAEHCGWLMATEVLAVGLDLSFAPVLDLDHQRSAVVGSRSFERDAELATRLAGAFIRGMDAAGMAATGKHFPGHGWAEADSHVAIPVDERSLDEIRARDLIPFQRLSQQLAAVMPAHVIYPQVDAGPAGFSRRWLQDILRGELGFDGVIFSDDLSMAGAHVVGDAASRIEAALSAGCDMGLVCNDRASAELALGALQRLKVQPPKGLARMRGRGFARTDYREQPRWLQAVAALRAAQLID; this comes from the coding sequence CTGTTTGGTTCCCTGATGCTGGACATCCACGGTACCTGGCTGACCGCCGAGGACCGCCGGATTCTTCGCCAGCCCGAGGTGGGCGGCCTGATCCTGTTCGCCCGCAATATCGAAGATCCGCGCCAGGTGCGCGAGCTGTGCGCGTCCATTCGCGCCGTACGCCCCGACCTCTTGCTGGCGGTGGACCAGGAAGGCGGCCGCGTGCAGCGCCTGCGCAACGGTTTCGTGCGCCTGCCGGCCATGCGTGCCCTGGCCGACAACGACAACGCCGAGCAGCTGGCCGAGCACTGCGGCTGGCTGATGGCCACCGAGGTGCTGGCCGTGGGCCTGGACCTCAGCTTCGCCCCGGTGCTGGATCTCGACCACCAGCGCAGCGCCGTAGTCGGCAGCCGCAGCTTCGAGCGCGATGCCGAGCTGGCCACGCGCCTGGCCGGCGCCTTCATCCGCGGTATGGACGCGGCGGGGATGGCCGCCACCGGCAAGCACTTCCCCGGCCACGGCTGGGCCGAGGCCGATTCGCACGTGGCCATCCCGGTGGACGAACGCAGCCTGGACGAGATCCGTGCCAGGGACCTGATCCCGTTCCAGCGTTTGAGCCAGCAGCTGGCGGCGGTGATGCCGGCGCATGTCATCTACCCGCAGGTGGACGCCGGCCCGGCCGGATTCTCGCGGCGCTGGCTGCAGGACATCCTGCGCGGCGAGCTGGGCTTCGACGGCGTGATCTTCAGCGACGACCTGTCCATGGCTGGCGCCCATGTGGTGGGCGATGCCGCCAGCCGTATCGAGGCGGCGCTGAGCGCCGGCTGCGACATGGGCCTGGTGTGCAACGACCGCGCCTCGGCCGAGCTGGCCCTCGGCGCCCTGCAGCGCCTCAAGGTGCAGCCGCCCAAGGGCCTGGCGCGTATGCGCGGGCGTGGCTTCGCCCGTACCGACTACCGCGAGCAGCCGCGCTGGCTGCAGGCCGTTGCCGCGCTGCGCGCCGCGCAGCTGATCGACTGA
- a CDS encoding L,D-transpeptidase family protein: MRPLDFLHISIADQRLYGFADGQLVVRLPVSTALNGAGERSGSNCTPRGRHQVRAKIGEGLPEGAVLRGRRWTGEVWSEALDAQFPGRDWILTRILWLSGCEPGFNRLGQVDTFRRYIYLHGTPDNQPMGVPLSHGCVRLRNADLLNLFPRVPSHCAVMIDEAPCPQWATADLV, encoded by the coding sequence ATGCGCCCGCTCGATTTCCTGCACATCTCCATTGCCGATCAGCGCCTGTACGGCTTTGCCGACGGGCAGTTGGTCGTGCGCCTGCCGGTTTCCACCGCACTGAACGGTGCCGGCGAGCGCAGTGGCTCCAACTGCACGCCGCGTGGTCGCCATCAGGTGCGCGCGAAGATCGGCGAAGGCCTGCCCGAGGGCGCCGTGCTGCGCGGGCGACGCTGGACCGGCGAAGTCTGGTCGGAGGCGCTGGATGCGCAGTTCCCCGGTCGCGACTGGATTCTTACCCGCATCCTCTGGCTCAGCGGTTGCGAGCCGGGCTTCAACCGGCTAGGGCAGGTCGATACCTTTCGCCGCTACATCTATCTGCACGGCACGCCGGACAATCAGCCCATGGGTGTGCCGCTGTCGCACGGCTGTGTGCGTCTGCGCAACGCCGATCTGTTGAACCTCTTTCCCCGCGTGCCGTCTCACTGCGCGGTGATGATCGACGAAGCGCCGTGCCCGCAGTGGGCCACGGCCGATCTCGTTTAA
- a CDS encoding TetR/AcrR family transcriptional regulator — MAQSETVERILDAAEQLFAEKGFAETSLRLITSKAGVNLAAVNYHFGSKKALIQAVFSRFLGPFCVSLERELDRRQAKPDGKASLEELLEMLVEQALAVKPRSGNDLSIFMRLLGLAFSQSQGHLRKYLEEVYGKVFRRYMLLLNEAAPKLPPLEIFWRVHFMLGAAAFSMSGIKALRGMAENDFGVDTSIEQVMRLMVPFLAAGMRAESGVSDEVLANAQFKPRNKAQAAAKAV; from the coding sequence ATGGCTCAATCAGAAACTGTTGAGCGCATTTTGGATGCTGCCGAGCAGCTGTTCGCGGAAAAGGGCTTCGCCGAGACCTCTCTGCGTCTGATTACCAGCAAGGCCGGCGTCAACCTGGCGGCCGTGAACTATCACTTCGGCTCCAAGAAGGCGCTGATCCAGGCGGTGTTCTCGCGTTTCCTCGGGCCCTTCTGCGTCAGCCTGGAGCGCGAGCTGGATCGTCGCCAGGCCAAGCCGGATGGCAAGGCCAGCCTCGAAGAGCTGCTGGAGATGCTGGTGGAGCAAGCCCTGGCGGTGAAGCCGCGCAGCGGCAATGACCTGTCCATCTTCATGCGCCTGCTGGGCTTGGCCTTCAGCCAGAGCCAGGGGCACCTGCGCAAGTACCTGGAAGAGGTGTACGGCAAGGTCTTCCGCCGCTACATGCTGCTTCTCAATGAGGCAGCGCCCAAGCTGCCGCCGCTGGAGATCTTCTGGCGCGTGCATTTCATGCTCGGTGCGGCGGCCTTCAGCATGTCCGGTATCAAGGCCCTGCGGGGCATGGCGGAGAACGACTTCGGCGTGGACACCTCGATCGAGCAGGTCATGCGCCTGATGGTGCCCTTCCTTGCCGCCGGCATGCGCGCCGAGAGCGGGGTGAGCGACGAAGTGCTGGCCAACGCCCAGTTCAAGCCGCGCAACAAGGCGCAGGCGGCCGCCAAGGCCGTCTGA
- the lexA gene encoding transcriptional repressor LexA, which produces MLKLTPRQSEILAFIKRCLEDNGYPPTRAEIAQELGFKSPNAAEEHLKALARKGAIEMTPGASRGIRIPGFEPAAAEEEGLPVIGRVAAGAPILAQQNVEDSCKINPEFFHPKADYLLRVRGMSMKDIGILDGDLLAVHTTREARNGQIVVARIDDEVTVKRFQRNGNKVLLIAENPEFAPIEVDLEEQDLVIEGLSVGVIRR; this is translated from the coding sequence ATGCTCAAACTGACGCCGCGACAATCCGAAATCCTCGCCTTCATCAAGCGCTGCCTGGAGGACAACGGCTACCCACCGACTCGCGCCGAGATCGCTCAGGAGCTGGGCTTCAAATCGCCCAACGCCGCCGAGGAGCACCTCAAGGCCCTGGCCCGCAAGGGCGCCATCGAGATGACCCCGGGCGCCTCGCGCGGCATCCGCATCCCCGGTTTCGAGCCGGCTGCCGCCGAGGAAGAAGGCTTGCCGGTGATCGGCCGGGTCGCCGCCGGCGCCCCGATTCTCGCCCAGCAGAACGTGGAGGACTCCTGCAAGATCAACCCGGAGTTCTTCCACCCCAAGGCCGACTACCTGCTGCGTGTGCGCGGCATGAGCATGAAGGACATCGGCATCCTCGACGGTGACCTGCTGGCCGTGCATACCACCCGCGAGGCCCGCAACGGCCAGATCGTGGTGGCGCGCATCGACGACGAGGTCACCGTCAAGCGCTTCCAGCGCAACGGCAACAAGGTCCTGCTGATCGCCGAGAATCCGGAGTTCGCCCCCATCGAGGTGGACCTGGAAGAACAGGACCTGGTGATCGAAGGCCTGAGTGTCGGCGTGATCCGCCGCTAA
- the sulA gene encoding SOS-induced cell division inhibitor SulA, translated as MQFPQSLNRSQLPLFEAFLGASMAPLLEDALETPWIDEPEPFSELRLSGSPGNCRHLLGPVLRELSQNQDARWLTLVAPPASITTIWLRSIGLNLDRLLVLQPRAGQDALELAREALRLGRSHTVVSWISLQAGQRATLTSAARLGSAQSLNIRLD; from the coding sequence ATGCAGTTCCCGCAGTCGCTGAATCGTTCGCAACTCCCGCTGTTTGAAGCCTTCCTGGGTGCCAGCATGGCACCACTACTCGAAGATGCACTGGAAACGCCCTGGATCGATGAACCTGAACCCTTCAGCGAGCTGCGCCTGTCCGGCTCACCCGGCAACTGCCGCCACCTGCTCGGCCCGGTGTTGCGCGAGCTGAGCCAGAACCAGGACGCCCGCTGGCTGACCCTGGTTGCCCCGCCCGCTTCCATCACCACCATCTGGCTGCGCAGCATCGGCCTCAACCTCGACCGACTGCTGGTGCTGCAGCCACGCGCCGGCCAGGACGCTCTGGAGCTGGCTCGCGAGGCTCTGCGCCTGGGGCGCAGCCATACGGTGGTGAGCTGGATCAGCCTGCAAGCCGGGCAGCGCGCAACCCTCACCAGCGCCGCCCGTCTGGGCAGCGCGCAGAGTCTAAATATCCGCTTGGACTAA
- a CDS encoding DUF6586 family protein: MAHEPYTRTNQKIFFAGLALESLRKAEAGEAMNAQALMQSEREAVLFHLYGAVLGLCHEIADYYKLAEARAPRVELLLNQEVLQRSPTPELAELMEIAAQPESWLARLLAAYAALFEPPQTPKTAKVDPTLPLIQTVSLEAEEAPRLGHAELEGWRQQLKQLVLRYRESLSEC; encoded by the coding sequence ATGGCTCACGAGCCCTATACCCGCACCAATCAGAAGATCTTCTTCGCCGGCCTGGCGCTGGAGAGTCTGCGCAAAGCCGAGGCCGGCGAGGCCATGAATGCCCAGGCGCTGATGCAGTCTGAGCGCGAGGCCGTGCTGTTCCATCTCTATGGGGCCGTGCTGGGGCTGTGTCACGAGATTGCTGACTACTACAAGCTGGCGGAGGCTCGCGCGCCTCGTGTCGAGCTGCTGCTGAATCAGGAGGTCCTGCAGCGTTCCCCGACACCCGAGCTCGCCGAGCTGATGGAGATCGCCGCTCAGCCGGAGAGCTGGCTGGCGCGGCTGTTGGCCGCCTATGCCGCGCTGTTCGAGCCGCCGCAGACACCGAAGACGGCCAAGGTCGACCCGACCCTGCCGCTGATCCAGACGGTCAGCCTGGAGGCCGAGGAGGCGCCTCGGCTGGGGCATGCGGAGCTGGAAGGCTGGCGCCAGCAGCTCAAACAACTGGTGCTGCGTTACCGTGAGTCACTCAGCGAGTGCTGA